The stretch of DNA CTAAAAACACGTACCTCTAAGCCTATGAGCTCATGATATAGTATATTACTTGCTCTGATCGGGCCTATAACTTTATACCCCTTTCCCTCAATATCGTCAGGATCCTCGCCCTTTCCTTCCTCAAAGCCTTCCTTAGATGAGTTTTCTCAGTTGCTCCGAGCAGCCTCTTAGCTTCATTAATGAAGAGATCCCTCTCCACTTCCTTAAGCCTTTCCAAAAGTTCCTCGGAATCCAATCCCCTCAACTCATCGAGTTTACTTGGACTCATCTTCCTTCACCTCACTAGTAACTTCTAGCTCTCCTTTTAACTCTTCAGGTATCTCTACAGCCTCCGATTCTGACAACGATTCTATTTCAGATCTTATTTTCTCCCTGATCTTCTCTATCTCATCTTCCTTTATCACAACGGTATCGGGCCCCCTCACACCCGGCTTGACAATCCTAACTCTCACTCCTATCATGCCTTGCGGCATTAAAACGTGCTTCACCGCATATTCAACGTTCTCAATGTAGTCCTGACCACACCTATATATAACTCCTTCCCTGAATCTCTCCTCCCTAGCTCTCTGACTTCCAAATTTTCCAGAGAGCCTTATCTCAACTCCCTTAGCTCCCTCAGCCATCACTCTACTGAGCGCTGAGTAAGCTACCTTCTTGTACCTCTCCCCCTTAGCGATCCTCCTAGCTATGTAACTCGCGACTATCCTAGAGCTTAGGAATGGTTTGTCAACTTTCTTAGCTTGTATATATGGGTTTTGTATTCCTAGTTCCTCTTTCAAGATATCGCTTATCCTCTTAGATGTCCTGCCGCCCCTACCGATCATAACCCCGGGACTCTCGACGTAAACAGTTATTATATCTCTTATAGGTGTGGATGAAATTTCTACTCCATGGAAGCCGGCCTTATCGGCTATCTTTTCCATGAACTCGTGAAGCTTATATTTAATAATACCCTCTTGAACGAACTTCTTATATATAGGCATGGACTTCGCGGAGCTCATCCCTCACCCTCCTCCCTCTCCTCTAGCACTATCTCCACGTGGACCAATTGTTCGATCTTAGGAGTGGCCCTCCCATATGCTCTCGGGAAAAAGCGCCTCAGCTTCATCCCCTTCTGAGCTGCTGCATGCTTCACGTATAAGTTATCGGGGTCTAAATCTTTGTTCATCGCATTATGTTCCGCACTCTTCAGGATCTTCTTCAAGAGTTTAGCTGCCTTAACAGGATACCTCCCTGCACCAGAGATGCCCCTCCTATGGGGTACGCCCCCGTTGTACCGCCTGAAGGGTATCGCTCTCCTCAGAGCGATTACTTCATCTAGTATATTATAAGCTTCTGATAGCTTCTTTCCCCTTATCTCCCTCAGTAACTCTACCATCTCCTTGAAGGATACTCTCAAGTCCCTTCCAGAGGCCATCGCTTCCTTCTCGCCTTGAGCCGCGTACGAGTACCCCCACGTAGGCAATACTTTACACCCTACATGAGGCATTGATGTTCAGCCTTTATAAAAATTTCACTTCACTCTTGTAGAGCGAACAAAATGATATATGCAGGATAGGCCCTACGAAACTCCTCTCTTTTCCTTGGACCCCCGTCTAGTTCTCGAGGATTCTCCCCTTATCCTCCAGAAGATGTATGCCCCTACTACAACCGGGGGTAATGAAGCTAGGAGGACCAGCTGAGGTGTCACGTAGATCTCAGAGCGTTTCACTATTATTGTGAGGGACTTTCCATCCTTTTGAAGCTGTGGGACGAACTCCCAGAGTGCATTATTCCAAACGATCACTTTAGGTGCCAAATTACCCCCCATTATCTGTATAGATGGGTTCGTGAAGTTGACCCATAGGTTGCAAGCTATGTCGTCAGGTAGCAGATAAGTGAGGGGGCTCAGATCCATCACATAATAATCGCCGCTAGCACTCTTCTTGAGTGATAGGGGCTTAGTCTCAGCGTATACCTCATAACTTACGACTACTGTCTGAGTTTCAAGGGTCTCGCTCTTATATGAAACCCGCAAGCTCTTTATCACGCTCGAGTTCGAGGAAGCTGATGATATCGCAGCTATACCAGTGTAGTTAACGTTAGGAACTCCTCTATAGGTCACATTGAAGAAACTCCATCTAAGTCCGTATAAAATTAACAAGTTTCTTCCATAAAAGAAGCTCATCATGCTCAATATCGTCGAGTTCGAGAGATAGCCTCTAGCAGCGGCTTTCTTAAGGAAGTCCGCTCTATTCGTTGGATCCCCGACTTGAGGATAAAGTAAGAATCTGTAATCTCCTCTAAGCCCGACAGGTGTTTGATTCATCGTAACATTCCCTCTGAAGTTCATCCAATACAGGATAGGCGCCTTCAAGGTATTCGTGAAGAAGTAAGTTTCATCGCCACTTAACGTCCTATATACGCTCGCCTTCATCGTAGCTGAAAAATCCTCCCTTATCTGAATGGTCGCTACTGGCATCGGATATGCTGAATTGATTATCCTCATCTGGCTAACTAGCATAAGAGCGAGTATAGCTACAGCGAATAGCTCATACCTCATTAATGAACACCTCTTTCGCAACCCCTAGTAGCACCTTATTTAAATTCTCCTTCTTGCAATAGATTATGAATGCCCCCGAGGAGAGGAGTCCTGCTCTCAGTATTCTACTCAGGAGATGATAGAGCTGCTGTGATGAAGTTCTATGATGTGGATAGTGGAGAGGTATTTCTGGTCAAGGATCAGACGGACCATAAGCCATATCTCCTCACAAATGCCCCTGAGGAGAAGATACCTGAAGCCCTCTCAGAGTTCGCATCTAGGATTCACTCTATATCGAGGGTCAGGAAATATGATGTCCTAAGGGATAGGGAGGTGGAGTTAACTAAAGTCGAAGCTAAGGATCCGCTCGCGATAGGGGGATCTCCTAAAAACATGAGGGATGTATTAGCTAAGCTCGGGTATGATGTGTGGGAAGCGAGAATAAAATATTACGATTGTTTCGTCTTTGATAGAAATCTAATACCGGGATGCCTCTATGAGATAGATGATTCTGGGGACTTGAGGAGGATCAGCGTAGAAGCTGAACTGGAAGGGGAGTTGCTCAACTCCGATAGCGAGGTCAGGGAAGTATTGCTCTCTATGATCCCGCTCTTCGATGAGCCCTCCCCGAGCATGCCGAATGCCGCACTCGATATAGAGGTCTTATCCCCGTTAGATAAGATACCCGATCCGAGGGAACCGGACAAGCCGATCGCAGCTGCTGCGATAGTAGATAGCTCAGGGAGGAAGGAGGTTCATGTACTTCACAGAGGAGGGAGTATTCCTAACGAATTACCAAATGGTGCTAAACTGATAAGCTATGAGAGTGAGGGAAGGCTTATAAGGAGTGTATTGGATAGGATAAGTGAGTACCCTCTCTTATTCACTTATAACGGAGATAACTTCGACTTACCGTATCTAGCTAGAAGGGCTAAGGAACTGGGAGTGAGCGATAGGCCTGTGAGACTCGAGAAGGACAGGGCTATATTAGACACAGGTACCCACATAGATCTCTATAAGCTATTCAGCAATAGATCAATACAAGTTTATGTCTTTGATAATAAGTATGCAGGATATACATTAGATGAAGTAGCTGAAGCTATATTGGGCGAGAAGAAGATGGAACTGGAAGCTAGAGATTTCTACTCAATCGAGACCAGGACTTTAGCTGAATACTGCCTCAGAGATGCTGAGCTCACATTCAAGCTCGGAAATATAGGTTCTGGTGAGATAATCAGGCTCCTCTTCCTATTCTCTAGGATAAGCAAGATGTCTCTCGAGGAAGTTTCTAGGCAGGGGGTATCATCGTGGATAAGGAACATGATATTCTTCGAATATAGGAGGAGAGGCTGGCTTATCCCTGAAAGAGAGGAGATAATGAGAGTGAGAGGAGAGAGGACATACTCTCAAGCGATAATAAAGGGGAAGAAGTACATGGGAGCTATAGTTTTAGAGCCCGTCCCCGGCATACACTTCGATGTAGCTGTGATGGACTTCGCCAGCTTATACCCATCAATAATAGGTCGTTGGAAAGTAAGTTTTGAGACAATAAACTGCCCCCATGAAGATTGCAGGGAAAACAGACCAGTTAATGAACTCCCCCATTGGATATGCAAGAAGGAGAGGGGGATAGTCCCATACTTGATTCAAGCTTTAAGGGACCTAAGGGTCAAGAGGTATAAGAAGAGAGCAAAGGAGGAGAAGGATGAGAATATGAGGGAGTGGTTCGATACCGTCCAAAGGAGCCTCAAAGTTTTCCTAAATGCTTCATATGGCGTATTTGGATATGAGAACTTCCCCCTCTACTCACCTCCTGCAGCGGAGATGATCACGGCTCTCGCTAGGAAGGCAATGCTTCTCTCGATAGATGAGGCACGTAAGATGAATCTGATTGTCATTTACGGGGATACTGATAGCCTATTCATCAGGGGGGCGACGCAGGAACAGATAGAGGAGTTCGAGAGGAGGGTCGAGGAGAAACTGGGGATAGATCTCGAGCTCGATAAGTGGTATAGGTACGTGGTTTTCTCGAGGTTGAAGAAGAATTACTTAGGAGTGACTAGAGACGGATCCGTCGTAATCAAGGGATTGTTAGGTAAGAAGAGGAACATACCCATTTTCGTTAAGGAAGCGTTCGACGAAGTCATAAAAACGTTATCAGAGGTCAAGAGCCCAGAAGATTTCTCAAATGCGAAGATAAAGATAGAGGAGATCATAAGAAGTTACGTTAAGATGCTAGAGTCCGGTGATTATGATTTAGAGAAGCTCGCTTTTAGATGCATGTTGGGTAAGAGTCCCGATGATTATACTAAGACCACGCCCCAGCACGTCAAGGTCGCTAGGATACTGGAGAGCATGGGTAAGCGTGTTGAGGCGGGGCAAGTGATTAGATACGTGAAAGTCGTTGGGAGAGAGGGAGTAATGCCTGTGGAACTAGCTAGCAAGTCCCAGATAGATAAGGAGAAGTATTTAGAGATAATGAGATCCACATTCGAGCAAATACTGGAGGCTCTCGATATGAATTTCGATGAGATCATAAAGGATAGAAAGGAGTCAAGCCTTGAGGAATTCTTTTAACTTCTCCTTCAACCTCTCACTCACGATAGAACCATCTATCCTCCCTCTCGCGACCTTCATGACTTCCCCCATGAGCATCCCGAAAGCTCTATCACCCTTCTCCAGCACTCTATCCCTGAACCTCTCCAGTATCGAATCTATTAAGGAATCCAATTCATCTAAATTCATTGAGTACGCTCTCATGTAATCATGAACGCTCGAGTAATTGCCTCTCGCAATCCCCCTCAGGATCTCAGGGACTGCTTCCTTCGCTAACTTCCCTTCACCTAGAAGTTTGAATAACTCAACTAAATGACCCTCAGTGATCCTCTCGATATCCTCCCCCTCCCTTCTGAGCATCCTCATAGTCGATGTCAGTGTAGCCGCTGTGAAGCTCGCTGGAGCCCCGTAACTCACGAGCTTTTTGAAGAGAGATACCTTACCCTCATCATATAAATCCCAAGCGAGCTCATTATTAATCCCGTATTCCTTAATTAGTTCGTTTACAGTCTCCTCAGGCATTTTTGGGAGTTCTCCTATCTTACTGATCATCGGAGCTGTCTTAACTGGGAGTATGTCTGTCTCAGGATACATCCTAGCTGCTCCGGGCATTGGTCTCATGAATGAAGTGTTTCCATCCGGTAAAGCTTTCCTAGTCTCGCTGGGTATTCCCTTAATGGAGAACTTGATCCTAGATCTTACGGACTCTAAAGCTAACGCAGAGGAGGACTTCTCCCCTATAACTAATATGAATGAGTCATCATCACCGCATGAGAGTACGTCTTCGATCCTCCTCACCTCTTCATCCCCTATACCGTAACCCGGTAATTCATCCCCATGCAGTATCCCTTTGACGCCACCGAATACTCTAGCGTAATCAGCTAACTCAGTCCCAAAGCGTCTCCCTGGTTGTATCTCTCTACCAATCAATCCCCTGAAGCCTTTAACTCTCATCCCAAAGACCCTCTCTCCTCTAGAGAGAGATCTCTTGATTAACTGTGATCCTGTCCGAGAGAGGGCATCCGTTATATCGTATATCGGGTCATCTATATCTTTCTCATCTATCCCGCGTTTTCTCAACTCCTCCTGGATCTTCAAGAGATTCTGCTGCCTCATGATCTCTCTTCTGATCACCTCAGGTATTAGCTCGAGCTCCTGTATCCCCTTTATCTCTTGTCTAGCTCCTCCCTCTATAGAGACGTTTATATCCTGTCTAATCGTCCCAATGCCCCTCTGAACTCTCCCAGTTGCTCTGAGGATCCTCCCTATTTTCAGAGCAGTCTCCATCGCTTGCTCTGGATGCCATATATCTGGAGCTGTGGAGATCTCAATTAGGGGTATTCCTAGCCTATCTAACCTGTACTTAGCGAATTCTGGAGTACTCTCAATGATATAAGCGGATTCTTCCTCAAGACAGAGTGTTTCCAATTTTACTTTTCCCCTAGAGGTCTCTATATAGCTTTCCTCATTCCCTAAAGCGACTAAAGCAGTCCTCTGAAATCCAGTAGTATTGCTACCATCGACTACTATCTTCCTCATCACATGTATCTCATCGATGGGCTCCATCCTCAACATTAGGGCCACTTGAATTGATATCTCGAGAGCCTCTTCATTCAAGGGATAGGGTGGTGCCTCATCTATCTCCACTTCGCATGTAGTATCGAAGTATATTCCATAGAGGAAATCCCTCTTCCTCAAGGATTCGAATCTAGCCGCCGGATCTATCATACCGAGTTCACTATAAGAGACGCTAAGTCTCCTACTTATCCAAGAATGCGGTTCTTCCTCTCTGAGGATTGAAGGACATTTACAGAATAGCTTGTGTGTATCTAGTCTCTGATGTATCTCGAGCCCTACCTTCAACCCGATGTCCCTATAGAAATTGTCCTCCAACGGATCACCCCCAGCAGGGAGGGAACGTATTGAGCCCTAAATGAGCCCCCAATTCTCCAGCGAGATTCGTTAACATGAGAGTTCTCACCTCATCTAGATCATCTGTGTGTCCTAGGACGAACATAAGCTTCACTAATGCTACTTCTGGCAACATATCCATCGCAGGTATGACGCCTACCTCAAGAAGCCTTCTCCCAGTTTCATAAACCTTCAAATCTACTCTTCCATATAGGCATTGAGAGGAGATTACGACAGGTACCCCTTTCCTGATGAGGTCCCTGATCTCAGGTATTATGTACTTAGGGACGTGACCGAGCCCAGTCCCAGCTATCACTATACCCCTGAAGATCCCTTCTAGGGAGCTCAGAAAACCCTGTGGAATTCCGGGCCATACTTGAATCAAAGCAACCCTCTCATCAATTCTATCATCGAGATGCACCTTACTCACTCCTTCCTCCCTTCTCCTGAAGTTCTTTGAGATCAACTCAATACCCTCCCTACTTATCCTAGCTAATGGAAGATCGTTAACTGGGAGGAAAGCATCCCTCCTCGATGTATGCATCTTCCTAGCTCTCACTCCCCTTAAAGCATAAGCGTGATCATCTGAGGGACTGGAATGCATCACTATGACGGACTCAGCTATGGGTCCTTGAGCAGCCAATCTCGTGGCTGCTATCATATTGAGCACGGCATCTGTCGATGGCCTATCCACGGACCTCTGCGATCCCACGAAGACCACGGGTTTATCTAGATCCCTCAGCATGAATGCTAAAGCTGATGCAGTGAAGTGCATCGTATCCGTGCCATGGGCTACGATCACTCCCTCAGCTCCCCCCTTCAGCTCAGATTCCACGGCTTTAGCTATCTCCTTCCAATGCCTAGGGGTTAAGTTCTCACTGAACTCGGCGAATAATTGAACGTAACTCAAATTAGCTATATCAGCGAGCTCCGGAATTAGATCTAGGAGTTCCTCAGGCTTCTCGTGAGCTATAACACCTCCCGTCGAGTAATCAACTCTCGAAGTTATAGTTCCTCCTGTAACTACCACTGAAACACGGGGAAGATCTTCTCTGTAACTCAACTCCGGGAGTTTTCTCTCTTTCCTCCTAAATCCCTTAGAAATTAGTTCTATCTCAGCCCCTTCCAAATTGATGCCTATATTGTATCCATTATCTAACTTGATAATTACATGTTCATCATCTAGTATCTCGGGCCTCGGGATGAGTACTCCCTCGTAAACACGATTCCCCCTCTTAACTCTGATCCTATCGAAGTCCTCAAGCCCGAGCTTCGAGAGGATCTCCCTAGCTTTACCCCTATAATGGAGCATCCCGATGTGATACAATAAGAGTTAAAAACGATGATGCCTGAGTACAGCTTCCATCTAGCATGTATTTCGGTCCCGATAGCTTGAGATAGGAGCTTACGCTCAGATATACGTGGTAAAAATGAAATGATTGCATAATACATTAA from Candidatus Korarchaeum sp. encodes:
- the rpmC gene encoding 50S ribosomal protein L29, which translates into the protein MSPSKLDELRGLDSEELLERLKEVERDLFINEAKRLLGATEKTHLRKALRKERARILTILRERGIKL
- the gatD gene encoding Glu-tRNA(Gln) amidotransferase subunit GatD; its protein translation is MLHYRGKAREILSKLGLEDFDRIRVKRGNRVYEGVLIPRPEILDDEHVIIKLDNGYNIGINLEGAEIELISKGFRRKERKLPELSYREDLPRVSVVVTGGTITSRVDYSTGGVIAHEKPEELLDLIPELADIANLSYVQLFAEFSENLTPRHWKEIAKAVESELKGGAEGVIVAHGTDTMHFTASALAFMLRDLDKPVVFVGSQRSVDRPSTDAVLNMIAATRLAAQGPIAESVIVMHSSPSDDHAYALRGVRARKMHTSRRDAFLPVNDLPLARISREGIELISKNFRRREEGVSKVHLDDRIDERVALIQVWPGIPQGFLSSLEGIFRGIVIAGTGLGHVPKYIIPEIRDLIRKGVPVVISSQCLYGRVDLKVYETGRRLLEVGVIPAMDMLPEVALVKLMFVLGHTDDLDEVRTLMLTNLAGELGAHLGLNTFPPCWG
- the gatE gene encoding Glu-tRNA(Gln) amidotransferase subunit GatE, with product MEDNFYRDIGLKVGLEIHQRLDTHKLFCKCPSILREEEPHSWISRRLSVSYSELGMIDPAARFESLRKRDFLYGIYFDTTCEVEIDEAPPYPLNEEALEISIQVALMLRMEPIDEIHVMRKIVVDGSNTTGFQRTALVALGNEESYIETSRGKVKLETLCLEEESAYIIESTPEFAKYRLDRLGIPLIEISTAPDIWHPEQAMETALKIGRILRATGRVQRGIGTIRQDINVSIEGGARQEIKGIQELELIPEVIRREIMRQQNLLKIQEELRKRGIDEKDIDDPIYDITDALSRTGSQLIKRSLSRGERVFGMRVKGFRGLIGREIQPGRRFGTELADYARVFGGVKGILHGDELPGYGIGDEEVRRIEDVLSCGDDDSFILVIGEKSSSALALESVRSRIKFSIKGIPSETRKALPDGNTSFMRPMPGAARMYPETDILPVKTAPMISKIGELPKMPEETVNELIKEYGINNELAWDLYDEGKVSLFKKLVSYGAPASFTAATLTSTMRMLRREGEDIERITEGHLVELFKLLGEGKLAKEAVPEILRGIARGNYSSVHDYMRAYSMNLDELDSLIDSILERFRDRVLEKGDRAFGMLMGEVMKVARGRIDGSIVSERLKEKLKEFLKA
- a CDS encoding DNA-directed DNA polymerase I, producing the protein MPPRRGVLLSVFYSGDDRAAVMKFYDVDSGEVFLVKDQTDHKPYLLTNAPEEKIPEALSEFASRIHSISRVRKYDVLRDREVELTKVEAKDPLAIGGSPKNMRDVLAKLGYDVWEARIKYYDCFVFDRNLIPGCLYEIDDSGDLRRISVEAELEGELLNSDSEVREVLLSMIPLFDEPSPSMPNAALDIEVLSPLDKIPDPREPDKPIAAAAIVDSSGRKEVHVLHRGGSIPNELPNGAKLISYESEGRLIRSVLDRISEYPLLFTYNGDNFDLPYLARRAKELGVSDRPVRLEKDRAILDTGTHIDLYKLFSNRSIQVYVFDNKYAGYTLDEVAEAILGEKKMELEARDFYSIETRTLAEYCLRDAELTFKLGNIGSGEIIRLLFLFSRISKMSLEEVSRQGVSSWIRNMIFFEYRRRGWLIPEREEIMRVRGERTYSQAIIKGKKYMGAIVLEPVPGIHFDVAVMDFASLYPSIIGRWKVSFETINCPHEDCRENRPVNELPHWICKKERGIVPYLIQALRDLRVKRYKKRAKEEKDENMREWFDTVQRSLKVFLNASYGVFGYENFPLYSPPAAEMITALARKAMLLSIDEARKMNLIVIYGDTDSLFIRGATQEQIEEFERRVEEKLGIDLELDKWYRYVVFSRLKKNYLGVTRDGSVVIKGLLGKKRNIPIFVKEAFDEVIKTLSEVKSPEDFSNAKIKIEEIIRSYVKMLESGDYDLEKLAFRCMLGKSPDDYTKTTPQHVKVARILESMGKRVEAGQVIRYVKVVGREGVMPVELASKSQIDKEKYLEIMRSTFEQILEALDMNFDEIIKDRKESSLEEFF
- a CDS encoding 30S ribosomal protein S3, whose translation is MSSAKSMPIYKKFVQEGIIKYKLHEFMEKIADKAGFHGVEISSTPIRDIITVYVESPGVMIGRGGRTSKRISDILKEELGIQNPYIQAKKVDKPFLSSRIVASYIARRIAKGERYKKVAYSALSRVMAEGAKGVEIRLSGKFGSQRAREERFREGVIYRCGQDYIENVEYAVKHVLMPQGMIGVRVRIVKPGVRGPDTVVIKEDEIEKIREKIRSEIESLSESEAVEIPEELKGELEVTSEVKEDESK
- a CDS encoding 50S ribosomal protein L22, which gives rise to MPHVGCKVLPTWGYSYAAQGEKEAMASGRDLRVSFKEMVELLREIRGKKLSEAYNILDEVIALRRAIPFRRYNGGVPHRRGISGAGRYPVKAAKLLKKILKSAEHNAMNKDLDPDNLYVKHAAAQKGMKLRRFFPRAYGRATPKIEQLVHVEIVLEEREEGEG